The nucleotide window GATGGCTCTCCGGGTGATAACGCCAAATGCCCTGCCCTTTGAAGTGAACGCTCTCGTGTGAAGGATTTTTGAGGACGCTGACCGTCGCCCAACATGTGCTTCCTTGAGCGCCGTACAGCCAGCCGTCAGGCCCCCAAGTCAAACTGTTCGCAACGGCGTGCGTATCTTCCAGGCCGAAGCCGGACAGGTGGACCTCGGGATCGGCGTCCGGAACATCGTCCTGGTTTTCATCGGGATAAAACAGCAAATACGGAGGGTTCATCACCCAAACGCCACCGCGACCTGGGAGGGCGCTGGTAACAATGTTCAAGCCATCGACGAAAGTCTTGTGCTTGTCGTATGTGCCGTCGCCGTTGGTGTCTTCATGGATGGTGATTTTGTCCGCACCACGATCGTGATTCGGTGGAGCCGGCGGAACCTTATCGAAAACGGCACGCAGATGCTCGTCGTACTTCACGATCTTCAGCCCTGCGGGAAAGGGATATTGCAGGTACTGCACGACCCACATGCGTCCTTTCTCGTCGAAATTAATACACACCGGTTGGCGAACTTCCGGCTCGGCCAATGCAGCTTTAATCGTGATATCGTCCGGCGTTGCAAATGCCTGTTCCGCTTGCTCAGCGGCCAGGGCCGGGACCGAGAAGTCAGCCGTCTGCCCACGTCCTTCAAAGTTGCGGATGTGCTCGCGAACGGCCTCATTGTTGGCTGCATCGAGCGACTTCGCTTTGGAGTTTCCCTCTTCAGCCGGTACCAGGGTGCACCACAGAAGCAAGACAGCAAGCGATAGAGCTGGTCGAATGAAGTTCATACGGTAGGCGGGGAAAGGAAGGAATAAAAAAGGTGGCAGTTGTCGTTAGTTCTAGCTCAGTGAATGGAGTAAATCCAGCGAATTCTAGTAGATATTTCGCGACATCACTAAGGCCTGGCTTGCGACTGAACGATCGGTTGATTGGACCGGGGACGAACCGAAAGGATTGTAGTTGCAATCGGTACTATTAGGCTGGCTATAATTGACCTCAATCCCTGATTGAATACCCCCGAGGAGCCCCGATGAAAACTTTGCTTTGCCTATTGATAGCGTTTACTCCTGCTCTCCTGCTGGCTGCTGAGCCCAGCCTGGCGGCGTTCGAGAAAATCAACGCCAAGGTCCAAGTGCGTGACGGAGCCGTTTATTCGTTGTCGGCCAATTGCGATGGCTACACCGACGACGATTATCAGCTCATTAGTCAGTTGAAGACGTTAAAATCCCTTTCCATCAGTGGGAAGGATTTCAGAGACGAGCAGTTGAAGATGCTCGCAGGGCTGAAGAATCTAGAGTCGATCATGATCAACGGCACGGTACTGACCGACGACGGTTACCAGCACTTTACTGCGTTTGCTAAGTTGAAGCGGCTTTCCATCTTTCACCCCTCCCGTAAGCTGGACACGTTCAACGGATCTGGACTATCGCATTTAAAAGCAATGCCGGGGCTGGAGTCGCTCACTTTTGCTGGAGCCACCGCAGGCGACCAGGCACTGCAAGCGGTGGGGCAACTAACACAGCTACGTAGCTTTCGCGAGTGGCACAACACCGAAACGAGTGACGGCCTAAAGCACTTGGCTAAGCTGAAGAACCTTAAGTCGATTCGCTTAGGGCAGCGACTACCGAGTTGGGGAAAAGATACGCCAGCCAGTTTCGATAACGATTCGATCGCGATACTAGCGAAGATGCCGTCACTTGAATCAATTGAGTTGACCGAAGCTCGTTTAAATTACGATGCGGTTGTTCAGCTGAAGCAGTTGCCGAACTTGAAGACGCTGAAGATAAGCCAAGTTGCGATTTCACCAGAGGATATCGATAAGCTGAAAGAAGCGATGCCCAACGTAGAAATCAAATGGGAACCGCTCACCGAAGAGCAAGCGGCCATGCTGACCAAGAAGTTGAGATTGTAGACGAGCAGCCGGCCTGTTACCGCTGGACCTTCAGTTCTTTGATTTCGTGTTCGCGAACTTGAAGACGTTCGATGGCGCTGGCCTTGCCGGTTTGTGGGTCAACATCGACGATAGCCCCGTTCAGTCGGACATCGTCCTTGGCGACATCGAATAGCGTAGGACGGAAAGAAACGGTCGTTTCCAAAACGCGATCGATGCGTCGACCGATGATGCTTTCGTGTGGCCCGGTCATGCCGACGTCGCACATGAACGCGGTGCCCCGAGGGTAAATCTGTTCATCCGCAGTCGCCACGTGCGTATGGGTGCCGAGGCAATAGCTGACGCGACCGTCGAGATGACGACCCATCAACTGTTTGTCGCTGGTCGCTTCCGCGTGGAAATCAACACAGCGGACTTTAATATCAGCTGGAAGCTGGGACAGAACCCGATCGATTGCCGTCCAAGGGCAGTCGACCGGTCGCATGAAAACCCGTCCCATGACGCTGATGACAGCCACACGCAATCCCTCTTTCGATTGGACGATGGCGTAGTCTTTGCCGGGCGCTGCGGCCGGGTAGTTAGCTGGCTTGACGATGTTGGGCTGTGACTCAAGGGTTTTGTTGAGTTCCTTGCGTCGGTAGATGTGATCCCCCATCGTAATGCAATCAACGTGGGCATCGATCAACTCGCGATGGGCTGCCGGAGTCAATCCCGAGCCGCCGCAAGCGTTTTCTGCATTGGCGACGACCAGCGAAAGGTTGTACTTCTCACGGAGGCCCGGAACGACGTCGCGAACGATGTCACGACCGACCTTTCCGACGATATCTCCGATGTGCAGAATCCTCAAGGGATACAACCTTTCCAGTTTCCGTTGCCGCTTCCTTGAAAGAGAAAGCAGTCAGGGTAAGGGTTCAGCAAATACCTACCGAGCGAATTCCGTGAACCTGGATTCGCGGACCATGGTGACCTTGATTTCACCGGGATACGTCAACTGCTCTTCAAACGCCTTGGCGATATCACGGCAAACTTTGGCAGCCATCTCGTCGTTGACTTCCTTGGACGAAGCGATCACGCGTAGTTCACGCCCCGCTTGGATAGCAAAGGCTTGTTCAACGCCGTGGAAGCCAGTCGCGATCGATTCCAACTCTTCCATGCGTTTAATGTACCGCTCAAGAGTTTCGCGGCGAGCACCCGGTCTTGAGGCACTACAGGCATCGGCCGTAGCAACTAGCATCGTGTATGGGTACTCGGTGATGATCTCGTCGTGATGGCCAAACGCGGCGTGCACAACTTCCGGCGATTCACCATGACGCTTCAGAAGATCGGCACCAATTTTCGGGTGCCCTCCTTCCAACTCGTGATCCGCTGCTTTGCCGATATCATGCAGAAGTCCTGCACGCCGAGCAATTTGGGGATCGAGCCCGATCATCTCGGCCAATAGTCCCGCAATGAAACCGACTTCAATACTGTGCCGCAGCACGTTCTGGCTGTAGCTGGTTCGGAAGTGAAGTCTTCCGAGCATCTCGATCAGTCGCGGGTGAAGCCCCATCACGTTGATTTCCGTGGTAGCTTCTTCCCCTTTTTTCCGAATCGTTGTTTCGATATCGGATTGGGTTTCCTTGACCACTTCTTCGATGCGCGAGGGGTGAATGCGTCCGTCGGCGATCAGCTTGTTAAGCGATTGACGGGCAATCTCGCGGCGAACCGGATCGAAACCACTGACGATCACCACGCCGGGCGTATCGTCGATAATTACGTCGACGCCTGTCTCTTTTTCAAAGCTGCGAATGTTGCGGCCTTCACGCCCGATGATGCGTCCCTTCATTTCATCGCTGGGGATGTCGACTGTGCTGGTGGTCGATTCTGCCGTGTGCGCCGCAGCGAAACGCTGCATTGCCGTCAGCAGCATATCCTGAACGATGGGGCGAACTTCTTCTTCCATCCGTCGCTGGTGCTTCAACACGATCGCGCCGGTTTCAGATTGAAGTTGCTGGTCAAGAATCTTCAGCAGTTCGCTTTTAGCTTCGTCGGCATTCAATCCGCTCATCCGATGCAGGCGTTCCTGTTGATCGCGGATGATGCTTTCGAGGTTGGTCGAACGTTTGTCGTTCTCCTCGATTTTTTCGGCGAGACGCCGTTGGGTCGTCTCGACCATGTTCTCTTGCTTGCGCAAGTGAGTTGCTTGTTGTTCGAGCGATTCTTCCCGCCGGTCGAGCGACTTTTCGCGTTCGCGTATTTCGTCTCGTTGCTTGGAAAGGTCTCTCTCGGCTTCTGTTCTTTGACGTAGAGCTTCCTCTTTGGCTTCGAGCAAAGCTTCTTTTTTGAGGTTTTCAGATTCCTGTTTGGCTTTATCCAGGATCTGTTGGGCCTCGGTCTCCACGTCCTTTTTTCGGAGCCGATCGATAAACTTGACAAGCAGAGCGGCTCCTACCGCCGCAATCGCCGCCGTCAATGCATAATATAACCCAGACACGTTCCACTACTCCTGTAGCTGGATGGAATAGCGATTAACGTGGCATGGCGTGAGCGGACAAAAGGTTGGTGCATCGTCAATGACGCACCAAACGCGACGTCGAGAAGGCCATCGAAGTGCCAGACTTGAAACTTGTTCCCCCGAACGATAATCCTCAGGCGCATTGTGCCCTAAAGGTTGTCGTCAGATCGTTTTCCGGAAGATATTCCGGAGACCGGGCCTGTTTGTTTCGAGGAGCCTTGTCGGGCTCGTGGACAGGCGTCTTGGGGAAGAAGATGGGCGTCAATTTCCAGCCAACCAATCAGTGGCAAATGAACCACTGCAGTTTCTCGTTGAGAATTTGCGTGCCGCTGGGCCGATTTCGCGCGAACGCGAGCCGGGCTCATTATCTCAACCTTCTGTGGACAAAGCGCCAGAAGGAGCCGTATCAGAAAAAGAAGGAGTATTTGCACGCTTATCTGCCCTCCGAAAAGCCAAATGGGGCTAGAGGATTTAACAATCCGGCACATCGACTGATGCTTTCCCTAATCGATAGTCCGGCAAACGTTTTTGCCAAATCTCGTTAAGCGCTTAGGTCAACACAATCGTTAGGCTGGGCGCACAATGGTAGTACGCCTAACCCGTTCACGTTATATTAACAGAGTTCCCCGTCGGAGGGAAGCATCCATTTTTGTCTTGCGGGAATCCTTCTTAATAATTCAAATTTTTGGCAGTTACTTTTGCCACAACCGCAAGATATGTCGTCATTTCCGCCTCGATTTCTCGAAAACTGGCCGCTGGCATCCTGGCATGGCCGTGTCACGCTGATCGCCGTTTCCGGCGGGGCTGATAGCATGGCCCTGCTACGTCTAATGGTCGAAGCGTCCGACCAGCAAAACCGAGAGAAGCTGTGGGTCGTGCACGTCAATCACGGGCTACGGGGTCAAGCCTCAGGCGACGACCTGCAATTTGTGGTCGAGTCGGCCGAACGCTTAGGCTTGAAATATCGAACCCGGTCCCTTTCCGCAGGCGTTCTCGCGCCTGGGCAAACCGACGACGGACTTGAGGCGGCAGCTCGTGCGGCTCGGTATGGGTTCTTTGAAGAAGTCGCCCTGGAGGTTGGGGCCCGGTATCTGGTTACGGCGCATCACCAGGACGATCAAGTCGAAACGGTACTGCATCGCATTTTGCGGGGAACAAGTGTTTCCGGACTTCAAGGTATAGCCAAGGCTCGCCAGTGGCTGCCTGGTGTAGGTTTGGTGCGCCCACTGCTGCCTTTCATGCGACACGAGATTGTTAATTACCTGCACGAGATCGATCAACCTTGGCGAGAAGATGCCACCAATGCTGGGCACGAATTTACCCGCAATAAGATTCGCAACGACTTGTTGCCTAAGCTGCGAGAAGCTTTCGGAGATCAGGTCGATCAATCACTCTCTCGGCTCTCAAGTCAGGCCACTGAGTGCCAGGCGGTGATCGATGATCTGGTCGACGATCTGCTTGATTCCTCGGTAGCCATCGCTGACTCCAAGACCGTTCAGATCGACCTTGGCAAGCTGAACAAGATTCGTCCGTACCTGGTGCGTGAGCTGCTCGTTAGGATTTGGCAAATACAAAAATGGCCCCGACAAGACATGACGCAACTACACTGGCAAAAGTTGAGTGACCTTGCTCTTGGGCACACCGATGCCGTAGCCGACGTCCTGCCAGGCACGATCCGTGCTGCCCGACAAGCGGGTATTTTGACGCTCAAACGTTAGCCCCTTATCGAGATTTCGTGCATGTTGATTCGAGTGATGTTGTTGTTGATCACCGCATTATTGTGGCCTGGACTTAGTCGTGGCGAGGAACTCCCTCCCCTGCCCTCGGATGCAAAACTGGCACTCGAGGAGGATTGGTCCAGCGGAAAAATCGACGAGAAGAAGTGGTACGTCTATCGCAAAAAGTGGGGCAACGGGAATCACGGCGTTGTCCCTGAGAACGTAACCATCGGGAAGGACGTGGTCGATGGCAAAGAGAAGAACGTTTTGATTTGTACTGCTCATGGCGACCAATACGATGGCGACGTAATTGGCTGGTGGGCAAACAAGACCCGAGTCGGCGGTGTCATTGTCAGCCAGAAACACTTCGCATCAGGACGATTCGAGATGGTCGTGAAGGTCGGCGATCAGGAAAAGCACCCTGGCGGACCGATTGATCCGAAACGTCCTCGAGGCTGTATTCCTGCTCTTTGGACTTATAGCTATCGCTGGGTCGAAGGAGATAAGGCCCGGCAAGGCGAGTTTCAAGCCGAAACACCGATGTATAACCCTCACATCCCAGCCTATGGACTGGCGGCGAACGAGTACTGGTCGGAGTTAGACTTCCCAGAGTTCGGTAAGGCAGGCAATTTCGAGAACGCGATGTATAACACGTTCCTGCAGAATCGTCACGACAATCGCTTCTTTGAGGTCCCCCAGGCTGTCGACGGCGAGTATCACACTTTCGTCACCCAGTGGCGAACCCACCTGCGAGCCATGCCGGAGATTCGCGATGATCAGGTGATGGAGTCAGAAGGCTTTTATTGGATACAGGACAAGTCGGTTCCGTTTGCCGAATATCTGGGCAATCCGTTGAAGAAGCTTGGCGAAAACAAGTATGCCCTTTACGAAGGTAAGATCGCCAAGCATTACATCGACGGCAAGAAGGTTGCCGAGAACGACAAATGGGTCCCGGCGATTGCGGCTCAGCTGAACATGGGCGTGTGGCTGCCAGACTGGGCTGGCCCGGCCGACTGGAAGACGGCCAGCATGAAGATCGCCAGCGTAAAAGTATGGCAGTACGGCGACGAGGGGGACGTGATCGGTGTGATGAAAGGTCGCAACCCGGATAGCTTTGCCAAAGATGGTACACCGTTCAAATAATACCTGGCCCTTCCAGTTAGTTGCACGAAAAAGGCGAGCCCCGATCGAGGCTCGCCTTTCGTATTGATAGCGATATTAGAAGCTAACCGAGTTACTCCACTGGCCCTTGAACGCCGCCGGTATACTGCTCGGTTTCTGATTCTTCGCCGTGCAGCACGACTTGCTTATAGCCACCTTGGGACCAGAAGTAGATCACCAGCAGCAAGTAGCAGAGCCCCATCATCGCAGGCACCAAAGCCGTCCACTTTAATGCCATTCGACCACCATAGATGTTGGCCGTCTCGATCGTTTCGACTTCGTGATCGTACTCTTTTTCGTTGGACGGCTTGTTGGCTTCCCACCAGGTATTCAGGGCGGTGGTTTCTTCGGAAACCTTGCCTTCTTCGGTTTCGATTTCAGTACGACGAGCTAGTTCAGCGCCTTCGTCCTTCAACACGCCAACCTTAGCACCGTCCAAAGCGTAAACCTCAGGGAAGAACAAAAACGACTTCTTGGTTTGCGAGCGGTATTCCTCGAACAGGGCGTCGTCCAATTGCTGCATCTTTTGCGTGGCAAAATAGTCCTGCTTGTAACCGATGCCAGGGCCACCTAGCAAACCGGCCGAAAGCATCCCGATACCGCCCATCACGCCCATCGTAATGGCACCACCGCGTGGGAAGCGTTCGCCCACCACACCGAGCATCGTTGGCCAGAAAAACGTCTTACCCAAGCCGTAAACGGTGGCCGCAGCGATAATCGCCCAGCCGGTATTGGCCGAGCCCAACCAGTAAAGGCCTGTGCATCCGAAGATCGAACAAACAAACAGCAGACCCAATGGATTGATCTGGTGAACGATCGGCCCGGCGAAGAATCGCAGGACGAACATGATCGCCGAGGTGTAGATGAACAGAAGGAAGGCTTTGCCGGAAATCACGTTTTCCATGATGTTCGTGATCCAGCTGTCCGTACCTAGTTCCACGTAACCCACCATCGCGTGAATCACAAACAGGAACAACAGCAGCGGCGAGAGGAACTGCAACAGCATTTCTTTGGTGGTCACACCAGCGGCAGCGGCTTCCGATGGCGGGAAGGCTTCCTTCAACACCATGAAACCGTAGATCAACGTCGGAACCATGTACAGCGCCAGCGGGATTTCCCAGTACAGGTGGTTCACGGCAGCGTTTTCGCCACAAAACATATAGCCAATGACGCCGCCGATGATCAAACCGGCCGGCCAGCCGGCATGCAGGATATTGAGATAGTGCGTCTTCTCTTTCGGGAAGAGTGTCGCGACCAGCGGGTTAATCACCGCCTCGCAAACACCATTGGCCAGGGCGAAGATGAAGACACCGATATACAGACACCAATAGGTAGCGTCCTTACCGGCAAGCCCGTAAACGGGCGTCGCAGCCAGGGTGACGATCACAGACAAAACGTGCAGCGCGAACGCGAGCACCAGCAGCTTCTTGTAACCCAAAAGGTTATCGGCCAAAAAGCTAAAGAAGATAATCGTTACACCGAAACCAACCAGACCGCCACCGGTGATCGTGCCTAGTTCCACCTTGGTGAAACCGTAGCGTATGGCCCAGTCATTAAGAATCCCAGCACGAACACCAAAACCAACCCCAGCAGCAATCAGCGTCATAAAGCTGGCAATGAGAAGTGCCATCCGATGATAGGTCGGGCTGGCAGCGGAAGAATCATTGGACATGGGAAGAAAATCTCCTACACAAATCTGTGCATAATGGGGGGCAGTATTGACGACCGCTCTTGGTATGGGCAGTGCTAGGTCAAGTGTGGCCAGTTCATGGGGTGAAGCTGGATAAGACGAGAAAAACCAAAAAATGTGCCTCACTTAAAGCGTGGCAGTCCGAGTATACCGACTCATTCAGGGAAGTAAACTATTGTACTGGGGTGATTTCGGGCAAGATTTCCCCCAAGACGCTAATATTGCACAAACGCGCGCATGCTACCTAGCTTTCCAAATTTCTCCTTCGCCAATTCGTCGAAAACACGATCGTCCCTATGCTCTTGGTCACCTAAATGTCTAGTAACCAACAAGTTGCAGAGCCTCAAAAGCGAGAATTGGGCTGGCTATTGCTAGCGATCCTCGTTTTAGGGGCCCTGATTCGGCTGGGGGCCGCCGTTTGGTGGGAATCACGAATACCTGAGGGAGAGCGTTTTTTCTTTGGGGATAGTCTCAGCTACGAAGTCTTGGCCCAGCATCTAGCCCAGGGAGAAGATTTCGTCTACGGCGATGCCCGGATAGCGCGAACGCCTGGCTATCCGCTGCTTTTGGTCCCGGTGTATTGGATCGCCGACGAGCCGCCAACGCTGGCTCTGCGATTGATCGGCGTGGTTTGTGGGACGCTTTCGATTGGCTTAGCGGCCTGGATTGCTCGGATGTTATTCGACCCGGTCGCCGGTGTGTTCGCTGCATTGCTCGTCGCGTTTTATCCCGGCGCCATCGCGATGAGCGTCTTTATACTGAGTGAGGCTCCGTTTGTTCCACTGATGCTTTTAAATCTCGGCTGGCTCATTGTGGCGCTAAGGGCAGATCATTCGTCGCGTCGCACAAAATTCGCAGCCCTTTCTGGGCTGGCATTTGGGTTGGCCATTTTGATGCGGCCTAGCTGGTTGATGTTTCCTTTGTTCGCGACACCGATCGGGCTGCTTTTCTACGAACATCGTAAGCAACAGTTGCTCGCCTACGCCACCGCAGCTGTCGTCGCGGCCGTGGTTCTGATGCCATGGTGGGTTCGCAATTACGTGGTGGTTGGCAAGTTCGTCCCGACGACCCTTCAAGTGGGAGCAAGTCTTTACGACGGCATCAGTC belongs to Bremerella alba and includes:
- the tilS gene encoding tRNA lysidine(34) synthetase TilS, translated to MSSFPPRFLENWPLASWHGRVTLIAVSGGADSMALLRLMVEASDQQNREKLWVVHVNHGLRGQASGDDLQFVVESAERLGLKYRTRSLSAGVLAPGQTDDGLEAAARAARYGFFEEVALEVGARYLVTAHHQDDQVETVLHRILRGTSVSGLQGIAKARQWLPGVGLVRPLLPFMRHEIVNYLHEIDQPWREDATNAGHEFTRNKIRNDLLPKLREAFGDQVDQSLSRLSSQATECQAVIDDLVDDLLDSSVAIADSKTVQIDLGKLNKIRPYLVRELLVRIWQIQKWPRQDMTQLHWQKLSDLALGHTDAVADVLPGTIRAARQAGILTLKR
- the rny gene encoding ribonuclease Y; the encoded protein is MSGLYYALTAAIAAVGAALLVKFIDRLRKKDVETEAQQILDKAKQESENLKKEALLEAKEEALRQRTEAERDLSKQRDEIREREKSLDRREESLEQQATHLRKQENMVETTQRRLAEKIEENDKRSTNLESIIRDQQERLHRMSGLNADEAKSELLKILDQQLQSETGAIVLKHQRRMEEEVRPIVQDMLLTAMQRFAAAHTAESTTSTVDIPSDEMKGRIIGREGRNIRSFEKETGVDVIIDDTPGVVIVSGFDPVRREIARQSLNKLIADGRIHPSRIEEVVKETQSDIETTIRKKGEEATTEINVMGLHPRLIEMLGRLHFRTSYSQNVLRHSIEVGFIAGLLAEMIGLDPQIARRAGLLHDIGKAADHELEGGHPKIGADLLKRHGESPEVVHAAFGHHDEIITEYPYTMLVATADACSASRPGARRETLERYIKRMEELESIATGFHGVEQAFAIQAGRELRVIASSKEVNDEMAAKVCRDIAKAFEEQLTYPGEIKVTMVRESRFTEFAR
- a CDS encoding MFS transporter; the protein is MSNDSSAASPTYHRMALLIASFMTLIAAGVGFGVRAGILNDWAIRYGFTKVELGTITGGGLVGFGVTIIFFSFLADNLLGYKKLLVLAFALHVLSVIVTLAATPVYGLAGKDATYWCLYIGVFIFALANGVCEAVINPLVATLFPKEKTHYLNILHAGWPAGLIIGGVIGYMFCGENAAVNHLYWEIPLALYMVPTLIYGFMVLKEAFPPSEAAAAGVTTKEMLLQFLSPLLLFLFVIHAMVGYVELGTDSWITNIMENVISGKAFLLFIYTSAIMFVLRFFAGPIVHQINPLGLLFVCSIFGCTGLYWLGSANTGWAIIAAATVYGLGKTFFWPTMLGVVGERFPRGGAITMGVMGGIGMLSAGLLGGPGIGYKQDYFATQKMQQLDDALFEEYRSQTKKSFLFFPEVYALDGAKVGVLKDEGAELARRTEIETEEGKVSEETTALNTWWEANKPSNEKEYDHEVETIETANIYGGRMALKWTALVPAMMGLCYLLLVIYFWSQGGYKQVVLHGEESETEQYTGGVQGPVE
- a CDS encoding glycoside hydrolase family 16 protein — protein: MLIRVMLLLITALLWPGLSRGEELPPLPSDAKLALEEDWSSGKIDEKKWYVYRKKWGNGNHGVVPENVTIGKDVVDGKEKNVLICTAHGDQYDGDVIGWWANKTRVGGVIVSQKHFASGRFEMVVKVGDQEKHPGGPIDPKRPRGCIPALWTYSYRWVEGDKARQGEFQAETPMYNPHIPAYGLAANEYWSELDFPEFGKAGNFENAMYNTFLQNRHDNRFFEVPQAVDGEYHTFVTQWRTHLRAMPEIRDDQVMESEGFYWIQDKSVPFAEYLGNPLKKLGENKYALYEGKIAKHYIDGKKVAENDKWVPAIAAQLNMGVWLPDWAGPADWKTASMKIASVKVWQYGDEGDVIGVMKGRNPDSFAKDGTPFK
- a CDS encoding ArnT family glycosyltransferase, whose amino-acid sequence is MSSNQQVAEPQKRELGWLLLAILVLGALIRLGAAVWWESRIPEGERFFFGDSLSYEVLAQHLAQGEDFVYGDARIARTPGYPLLLVPVYWIADEPPTLALRLIGVVCGTLSIGLAAWIARMLFDPVAGVFAALLVAFYPGAIAMSVFILSEAPFVPLMLLNLGWLIVALRADHSSRRTKFAALSGLAFGLAILMRPSWLMFPLFATPIGLLFYEHRKQQLLAYATAAVVAAVVLMPWWVRNYVVVGKFVPTTLQVGASLYDGISPIATGASDMRYVANFKRDQAAEEAGQDAPLSGTFESRLDGRMKQASVDWAKQNPAQVIKLAGVKFWRYWTPLGNDQEVIGKMEVLMALGYLPIVLTGLLATVLYARRMWIYFLLGLPIFYFCCLHMVFVSSIRYRQPPMLALAILSAGLLAGWWRNCQLRKAAKSPVEN
- a CDS encoding TIGR00282 family metallophosphoesterase → MRILHIGDIVGKVGRDIVRDVVPGLREKYNLSLVVANAENACGGSGLTPAAHRELIDAHVDCITMGDHIYRRKELNKTLESQPNIVKPANYPAAAPGKDYAIVQSKEGLRVAVISVMGRVFMRPVDCPWTAIDRVLSQLPADIKVRCVDFHAEATSDKQLMGRHLDGRVSYCLGTHTHVATADEQIYPRGTAFMCDVGMTGPHESIIGRRIDRVLETTVSFRPTLFDVAKDDVRLNGAIVDVDPQTGKASAIERLQVREHEIKELKVQR